The sequence GGAGATAGGAGAGGCCATGCTTCTCCTATCTTTTGGCTTCTGCGTTGCCCATGGCAGCTAACTTTAGCTAAATGGATTGGTGACTGTAAGGCGATTCTCGATCTTCAGTCCATTCTGCATATCTTCGCTATAGAGAATAGTTGCCTCAGCATCTAGTGCAGCAGCGCAGATCAAGCTATCCCAAAAGGAAAGCTGGTATCGGACTCGTAAAGCCGAGGCCTGGAGCAAAGTTGCTTTAAATAGATGCGTTACCTGACAACGCTTGTAGAACGCTATAACGACCTTCGAAATTTGAGTTTCGCTAAAGCTGGCTTTTTGGAGCAAATTTTTACAGACTTCGTTGATTACCTGGGTGCTGACTAACAAGCCTGGATCCGCAACAATAGCTTTTGAAACTTGGTGCTTGGCTTCATCTTGCCGACGATTGAAAGCGTAGAGCCAGATGTTGGAATCGACAAAGCAGCTGTTTGGCTTTACTACATCACTGGTCATAGAGGTCTTCACGGGTTTTGGGCATGAAGTTGTCGATATCGAGGGGATGATCGAGCAAGCTCGCAATCATGTCTTCTTCCCCGTCGGGGCCTAGGGGCTCTGGCATGAGCAGAATGACTTTTACCTGAGCGCTATTGCCAAAGGTCTGCTGGTATTGAGGAGGGATTGCGATCGCGCCATTTTCGATTTTGGTCTCAAATTCCACCGCCTGCATGCAATTCCCTCGCAAGTTCAATACTGCTAACCCTACGCTATCGCTAGTATCTGCTCTATGACCACCTCAACTGCCAATCTGCACAACTTTGACCCCAGCGGTGTGGGCCTCGACAACGGCAACCTCTACGGCTTGCCCTGCGACTACGACACCGCAGGCATTATTGTCTTTGGGGTGCCCTGGGAAGTGACAGTGTCGTACCACCAGGGCACTGCCCAGGGGCCAAGGCGGGTGCTAGAGGCCTCGCCCCAACTCGACCTGTACGATCGCGACAATCCCGAGGGCTGGCGACAGGGCATCTATATGCCACCCCTACCCGAGCACTTGCTTGAGCTCAACCAACAGGTGCGCGAGACGGCCAACCGGGTGATTCAGGCGACGGAGGAGGGAGTGGCGATCGCATCTCAGCCCCTCCTTCAAGCCGATTTAGACAACGTCAACCACGCCTGCGAGCAGATGACCGGCTGGCTCTACGCCCAAACCGCCGCCGCCCTCGACGCTGGCAAGCGGGTGGGGGTGATCGGTGGCGACCACAGCGTGCCGCTGGGCTACCTGCAAGCCCTGGCCGAGCGCCACGCCGACTTTGGCGTGCTGCACATCGATGCCCACGCCGACCTGCGCCAGGCCTACCAGGGCTTTCGCTACTCCCACGCCTCGATTATGTATAACCTGCTGGGGTTGCCCCAGATGAGCAAACTGGTGCAGGTGGGCATTCGCGACATTTGCCACGACGAGGTGGCGTTGATTAAGCATTCGGGTGGCCGCATTGTCACCCACTACGACGCAGTGGTCAAAGAAAACACCTACCGGGGCATTCCCTGGATGCAGCAGTGCGAGGCGATGGTGGCAGCGCTACCGGAGAAGGTCTACATCAGCTTTGACGCCGATGGCCTCGACCCCAAACTCTGCCCCAGCACTGGCACCCCGGTACCGGGCGGGCTGGAGCTAGAAGAGGTGTTTTGCCTGCTGCGCCAGGTCATCCGCAGCGGGCGGCAGATTATTGGCTTTGACCTCTGTGAGGTGGGCGATGGCGAGTGGGATGGCAACGTGGGGGCCAGGGCGGTCTACAAGCTGTGCTGTTTAATGGGGCTACTCAATTCGGCTGCTCTTTGAACGGGCCGTTCAGCACCGGGGGAAGCTAGGTTCAGGCAAAGGGATTGAGGAGCCGGTAGGTTAGCCACGCCAGCCACCCTCAGCAACTTTGCCAAAGGAACCTCGCAAAAGGCGGAAACGCCGTGGCATTATGATAAAAATAGCTGTGTTGTTTAGAGCTTGAGAAAGCACCTATGGATATTCTGTCCTTCGGCTGGGTTTCACTACTGGTCGTCTTCACCTTCTCTCTGTCGATGGTAGTTTGGGGTCGCAACGGGTTCTAAACCCAGCGTCTAGGTAGTTATGGAAGCCACTGTACAAGCTCAAGCCTTTAGCATTTTGGCCACTGTTGCTCTAGTGCTCATGGTGGTTGTGACCGGCGGTGTGGTGTATCTCACTGCCGCCGATTGGCGCGATCGCCGCCGCCGCAAAAACGACCAACAGACCGCCAAGCGCGATCCGCAGATCGCCAGGCGCTCCCCCAAGGGAATAGCAAAGAAGTAATCTCGTAGCCTGGCTAACATCATGACCTCTCGGGCTGCTGCACCGTCTAGGGCTTCTTCTGGAGCTCGGCAACTGGCGCTGAATGTGCTGCTTCAGGTGCAGGCGGGGGCCTATGCCGATGTGGCTCTACACCGCACTCTCGCCCAGGGTGCCCTGGGCGAGAGTGATTCTAGCCGAGAACGCTTCGCGGAGAGTGCCCTGGCCACCGAGTTGGTCTACGGCACCGTTCGTCGTCAGCGCACCCTAGATGCTCTGATCGATCAGCTGGGCACCCGCCCCGCCGACAAACAGCCCCCGGTGCTGCGTCTTGTGCTGCACCTGGGGCTGTATCAGTTGCGCTACCTTACCGCTGTGCCCGCTTCGGCGGCGGTGAATACCAGCGTTGACCTAGCTAAGGCCAATGGCTTAGGTAAGCTGTCTGGGGTGGTGAATGGCCTGCTGCGCCAGTACATCCGTCAATCTGAGCAGGGCATCGATCCCCTTCAACTGCCGGAGCGTCCTGTGGCGGCCTTGGGGCTACGCCACAGCTACCCCGACTGGCTGGTAGCCCTCTGGCTTGACCAGCTGAGCTTTGAAGAAACTGATCAGCTTTGCCAGTGGTTCAACCAAGTCCCCACGATCGATCTTAGGGTGAACCGCCAGGCCGCTACGGTGGAGTCGGTAACTATGGCCTTTGAGGCCGCTGGTATTGCCGTAGAGCCGTTGCCTGGCCTGCCTTTTGGGCTGCGTCTAGTACGTCACCAGGGGGCGATCGCCGATCTGCCGGGCTACAGCAATGGCTGGTGGAGCGTGCAGGATGCCAGCGCCCAGCTAGCGGGGCAACTCCTCGACCCTCAGCCGGGGGAGACGGTACTGGACGTATGCGCGGCACCGGGAGGCAAGGCCACCCAAATGGCGGAAATGGTAGGACATGAGGGTAAGGTTTGGGCCTGCGATCGCGCCCCCTCCCGCCTGAAAAAAACCACGGCCAACGCCCGCCGACTCGGCCTCACCAACCTTCAGACCCACGCGGGCGACAGCACCAATCTGGCGCAGTTTCACCGCCAGGCCGACCGGGTACTGGTGGATGCCCCTTGTTCAGGTCTAGGCACCCTCCATCGCCATGCCGACGCTCGCTGGCGGCAAACTCCAGACAGCATCGCGACTCTGGCCAACCTGCAAAGGGCTTTGCTGGCCGAAGCTGCTCGCTGCGTAAAACCCGGCGGCACCCTAGTCTATGCCACCTGCACTCTGCACCCTGCCGAGAATGAGGCGGTGATCGAATCGTTTTGCCAAGCCAACCCTGCCTGGCAGGTGCAGCCGCCACCCTCCGGCTTTGGGGACGGATTGGAGGTTGCTGACTCAGGCTGGGTGCGCGTCTGGCCCCACCGCCAAAATATGGATGGGTTTTTTATGGTAAGGCTTCAAGAAGCCCCCTAGGATCCGCAGAGACCGTTATTCTGATGCCTCAAGGTTTTCGCGAGACTCGCCCCAGTAGGCGCTGACGGTGATCACTTCCTGGGTGCCCTTAATCTCTGACCGCCAACGGTAGACGGTGTTTTTGGGGTTTACACCCACCTCTAACAGCTTGGCCCCCATGTAGTACTCCATCGAGTCGCGGGTGCGCTTTTTGAAAAACTCAGACTGATCTTTGGGCACCGTGCGCGACAAATGGGCCTGGGTGTGTTTGGGCTGGGGCATGGCGATCTAGCAAAAATCGATTGAATCGTTTTTTATCATACCTAGCGATCGCAACCCGTTGCAGTGTAGACCGTTGGACAACCCTCTTCAGCCCTGGGCAATATAGGACAACAGATCAGGCGTTTCAACTCGATACCCTGGAAGTAGCTATGCCCCATCAGATTACCTGTAAGCACTGCGGTAAGCCAATTCTCTCTCGCCAGACGCTGGCCGTTGTCGGTCGCAGCCTCCAGCCTATCCACCGGCATTGCTACGCGGCCTATGCCGCCCAGCAGCCCTGGTATAGGCAGCCGGGTTGGCCGGTCAACCGCTGGCGATCGCTCCTGGCCTTTAACGCAATTGTGCTGCTGGGCGTGCTGCTGCTGCATCTGTTCATCAGACCGCTGTCGATATCTGCGGGGTTAGGGCTGAGGCCCCTGCTGCTGGCCATCAACGGTTGGCTGCTGGTGGCTCGGCTGATCAGCTATTGCAGTCTTGAGCGGCACCTCCCCTGGCAAGAGCGCAGCAGCGGCATCCGCTCGCGCTGACCCGGCGCTAAAAGCCCCAGGTGCGTTTGGGGCCAGTATCAAGGTGAATAATGTTGGGGATATTGCTGTAGATGCCCATGCCCCCCGGCCAGCTCAGCATCAGCGCGTTAGCCACCTGGCGACCGCTGAGCCCTTGCACCTGAATGTCGGCGGCGCGACCAAACAAGTGCTGACTCTGGGATGCGCCCCCTACCGCCGCATTGATTGCGGGCGGGCGATACCAGGAGGTAATTACAAAGGGGCGGTTGAGCCGATTTCGGGCTGTTTGCAGCGCCCGGGCTAGGCCAATGATGTTGTTGACGATGGCTTGGGTTTCTGGAATGCGGGTGGCGTCGCGGGTGGCTTCACCCCAGGTGAAATTGCCGCCGGGAATAATGGGTTGATCGGTATAAAAGGTTGAGGTGTTGCCCGGGAGGCGAAAGGGCCGGCCCACATACTGGGGCGGCAGCGGCGGGGTTGGCGGTGGCGGTGGCGGGGTTGGTGGTCCTGGCTGCGGATATACGACTACCCCGGCCCGTTCGACGCGGGCATGCCCTTGAAATACGTACCAGGTGTTCAACCCATTGATGTCATCTTTGACATACTTAATCGTAAAGCGGATATGCCCGTTGAATGAGCCCTGGGCATTGGCAAAGGCGTAGGCGCTGATCACCAGCAGGGTGCCGGGCGGTGCGGCGACTCGCTCGTTGGCGGCTAGCTGGCTACTATCAACCGGGCGACGCTTGAACAGGGTGTTGGCGGTTACCCGCAGCATAAAGGCATTGGGGTCGGGGCGGGGAAACACCACCTCGTTGTCGAGGGTGACAAAGGCGTGGGGGGTAAATACAAACCAGGTGCTGAGGCCGTTGACAAAATCTTCAGTGTCGCGAATGGCAAACTTAATGTGGTTGTTAAAGTTGCCCTGGCTATCGGCAAAGGCGTAGGAGTGCAGGCGGTAGGTTTGTCCTCGGGGCACCGCTACCGTTTCACCAGGGTTGAGCAGGGTGGAGTCGAGGGGGCGGCGCTTCAGCAGCGTGCCAATATTGATCCAGAGGACGGGCATGCTCGCCTGGTCTTCGTGGGGATAGACCACAACGCCATCGGCCTCGACCTGGGCATCTCGACTGGGAACGAACCAGGTGTTGAGGCCTGGCCCTAGGGTGCGATCGCGCAGGGCTACTCTGATATGACCGTTGAAGCCGCCGTCAATATCGGCGTAGGCGTAGGATTGCAGCGGGTAGGTGCTGCCTGCGGCGATCGCCACCTGTTCGTTGGCGGCTAGTTGAGACGGCGGCTCTGGTCTAAGTACAAATACTGTGGCCTGGTTAACGCGCAAAACTTGATTCACCCTATGCTCCCCAATTTCGCCACGGCCTATCATATAGCACCATTTTTTGGCTCGAAGTCATCCCTCCTAGGGGATGTACAGCCCCACTCTCTTTCCGACTAAGCGCGTTACGCTTGGGTTCCGGCCTGGGAGCGGGCGGGCTTGCTAGAGATAGTTCAGAACCATGCGGACTAATCCCTGTTCAAACTAATTTAAGTAATTTATAGATAGGCTTCTCCCCTATGCTGGGAAAGAAGCCCGATTTTAGCTCTGGCTGGCCGTTCCTCACCGTGCCTATGACTTCTGTACTGCGCCTCAAGGCAAAACTTCCGACCCCTCTGACGGCCCTGGCCGACTTGGCCTACAACTACTGGTGGATTTGGACAGAGGAACGGGTGTCGTTATTTAGCGTGCTGGACCCGGTGCGGTGGCAGGCCTGTAACTATAATCCCGTTGCGCTGCTTGAGGCAGTCTCCGACGAGCGGCTATGGCAGGTGGCCGAAGATCCCCACTACTTAAATCGGCTGCGCCAGCTCACCCACGAGTTTGAGACCTACTGCCGCGACGGATCGAAAGGCGTGGCTCTAGACCCCGGCAAACCCTGGGCTAGCCCAGGGGCTTCCCAACTCAGCCTTGATCGCCCGGTGGCCTACTTTTGCATTGAGTTTGGCCTGCACGAGTCGCTACCGGTCTACGCTGGTGGGCTGGGGGTGCTAGCGGGCGACAGCCTGAAGTCGGCCTCTGATCTGGGAGTCCCGATGGTGGGAGTGGGGCTGCTCTACCGCCAGGGCTATTTTCATCAACACCTCAACCGCAGCGGCTGGCAAGAAGAGCACTACACCCACTGCGAGGTCAACCACCTGCCTATGGAGCTGGTGCGGGACGAGTTTGGTCAGCCGGTGACGGTTAAGCTTGACATTCGCCAGCGCACGGTGAGGGTGCAGGTGTGGCGAGTGCAGGTGGGGCGATCGCAGCTCTACCTACTCGACACCGACCGCAGCGACAACGACTCCCTCGATCGCCGCATCACCAGCCACCTCTATGGCGGCAATGCCGAAACTCGATTGGCCCAGGCCCTGGTGCTGGGTATTGGGGGGGTGCGCATGCTCCACGCCCTCGACATTGAGCCGATGGTGTACCACCTCAACGCCAGCCACGGGGCCTTTGCCCTGCTGGAGGTGACCCACCGCGAAATGCGCCACAGCGATGGCGACTTTGATGCGATCGCCGACCGGGTGCGCCAGCACAGCGTGTTTACGACCCATTCTCCCGTGTCGGCGGCCAGCAACGTGTTCTCGGCTGACCTGATCGAGTCATTTTTGGGCGGCTACTGGCCCCAGCTCGGCCTCTCGCGGGAAGATTTTTTGGCCCTGGGCAACCGCCGCCCCGATGACCCGTGGGATCTGTTTTCGATGACGGTGTTGGCCCTGCGTCTGAGCGGCAAGGCCAACGGGGTCAGCCAGCGCCACGGCGAACTTTGCCGCGAGATGTGGCAGGCCCTCTACCCCGACTGCGCCCTATCGGAGGTGCCCATTGGCTCGATTACCAACGGAGTTCACGCCCGCACCTGGACTGCGCCGCTGATGATGGATCTCTACCGTCAGCACCTGGGCGAAGACTGGTCCACCAAAATTGCCGACCCCGACCTCTGGGCCGGGGTGGAGCAGATCCCTGACGAGCAACTCTGGCAGCGCCATCGGCTGCTCAAAGAACGGCTGATCGCCTATACCCGCTCACGGGTGCGGGCCGCCCGTCATAGCCGGGGCGAAGCGACCGACGAAATTGCTGCCGTCGATCGCCTGCTCGACCCGGCGGTGCTCACGTTAGGCTTTGGTCGGCGCTTTAGCCCCTACAAACGGGGCGAGCTGCTCTTTAGCGACCTCCACCGGGCGATTCGAATTTTGGCCCACTCCCGCCGACCGATTCAGATTATTTTTGCGGGCAAAGCCAACCCGGCTGACGAGGAGGGCAAGCGCATCATTCAGCGGCTGATGGAATGGTGCCGCCACCCGGCCCTGCGCGATCGCGTCGCCTTTATCGAAGACTACGATATGGCCGTGGCCAAGCTGCTGGTGGCCGGCGTCGATCTGTGGCTCAACCATCCCCGTCGTCCCGAGGCCTCGGGCACCAGCGGTCAGAAGGTGGCCCTCAACGGCGGGCTCAACTGCGGCACCCTCGACGGTTGGTGGACCGAGGGCTACCAACCAGGGGGGGCAGGCCGGGCCGCCAACGGCTGGGTGATTGGCAAGGCCAACCCGACAGAAGACCCCGACAGCCAAAACCACCAAGATGCCGACTCCCTCTACGACCTACTGGAACATCAGATTGCGCCGCTGTATTACCAGCGCGATGGCGAGGGTGCCGGTGGTCTACCTCGCCAGTGGATTGCCATGATGAAGGCCTCTATCCGCTCCTGCGCGCCCTACTACAATAGCGATCGCATGGTGGCTGAATACTTCACCCAGATGTATGCGCCCAGTGCTGCACCCGCCGCGTTCAGTGCGACGCTATGACCATTTGGCAGGCCGATTTGCACCGTCCACCCCTGGTCAGCGACAGCGGCGAACCGCTGTGGGAAATTTTGCTGTGCAGCGAGGATTTTAGCTTTAGCTACGGGGCCACCGCCCCCCAGGCGGCGGTCAACAAAGTCTGGGTGAGGGAGCAGGTGAGCATTGCCTTGGCCAAGGCTCCAGCTCCCCCAGAGAAAATTCAGGTGTTTCGACCCCAGGCGCTGTCGCTGCTCACCATCGCCTGTGAACCCCTGGCGATCGCCGTCGAACCCACCCGCCATACCCCGACCCTGCACCAGTGGCTGCAGCAGCGCGCCCGGTGGTATCCGAGCCAGCCTAACGCCATTTCCATTCCCTACAACCCCTTGCACATTGAGTCGCCGCCGCCGGTGCCCCTGCCAGAAAATTTGTGGGGGGATCGTTGGG is a genomic window of Nodosilinea sp. E11 containing:
- a CDS encoding PIN domain-containing protein; this encodes MTSDVVKPNSCFVDSNIWLYAFNRRQDEAKHQVSKAIVADPGLLVSTQVINEVCKNLLQKASFSETQISKVVIAFYKRCQVTHLFKATLLQASALRVRYQLSFWDSLICAAALDAEATILYSEDMQNGLKIENRLTVTNPFS
- a CDS encoding agmatinase family protein is translated as MTTSTANLHNFDPSGVGLDNGNLYGLPCDYDTAGIIVFGVPWEVTVSYHQGTAQGPRRVLEASPQLDLYDRDNPEGWRQGIYMPPLPEHLLELNQQVRETANRVIQATEEGVAIASQPLLQADLDNVNHACEQMTGWLYAQTAAALDAGKRVGVIGGDHSVPLGYLQALAERHADFGVLHIDAHADLRQAYQGFRYSHASIMYNLLGLPQMSKLVQVGIRDICHDEVALIKHSGGRIVTHYDAVVKENTYRGIPWMQQCEAMVAALPEKVYISFDADGLDPKLCPSTGTPVPGGLELEEVFCLLRQVIRSGRQIIGFDLCEVGDGEWDGNVGARAVYKLCCLMGLLNSAAL
- the petN gene encoding cytochrome b6-f complex subunit PetN — protein: MDILSFGWVSLLVVFTFSLSMVVWGRNGF
- a CDS encoding 16S rRNA (cytosine(967)-C(5))-methyltransferase encodes the protein MTSRAAAPSRASSGARQLALNVLLQVQAGAYADVALHRTLAQGALGESDSSRERFAESALATELVYGTVRRQRTLDALIDQLGTRPADKQPPVLRLVLHLGLYQLRYLTAVPASAAVNTSVDLAKANGLGKLSGVVNGLLRQYIRQSEQGIDPLQLPERPVAALGLRHSYPDWLVALWLDQLSFEETDQLCQWFNQVPTIDLRVNRQAATVESVTMAFEAAGIAVEPLPGLPFGLRLVRHQGAIADLPGYSNGWWSVQDASAQLAGQLLDPQPGETVLDVCAAPGGKATQMAEMVGHEGKVWACDRAPSRLKKTTANARRLGLTNLQTHAGDSTNLAQFHRQADRVLVDAPCSGLGTLHRHADARWRQTPDSIATLANLQRALLAEAARCVKPGGTLVYATCTLHPAENEAVIESFCQANPAWQVQPPPSGFGDGLEVADSGWVRVWPHRQNMDGFFMVRLQEAP
- a CDS encoding YcbK family protein, with product MNQVLRVNQATVFVLRPEPPSQLAANEQVAIAAGSTYPLQSYAYADIDGGFNGHIRVALRDRTLGPGLNTWFVPSRDAQVEADGVVVYPHEDQASMPVLWINIGTLLKRRPLDSTLLNPGETVAVPRGQTYRLHSYAFADSQGNFNNHIKFAIRDTEDFVNGLSTWFVFTPHAFVTLDNEVVFPRPDPNAFMLRVTANTLFKRRPVDSSQLAANERVAAPPGTLLVISAYAFANAQGSFNGHIRFTIKYVKDDINGLNTWYVFQGHARVERAGVVVYPQPGPPTPPPPPPTPPLPPQYVGRPFRLPGNTSTFYTDQPIIPGGNFTWGEATRDATRIPETQAIVNNIIGLARALQTARNRLNRPFVITSWYRPPAINAAVGGASQSQHLFGRAADIQVQGLSGRQVANALMLSWPGGMGIYSNIPNIIHLDTGPKRTWGF
- the glgP gene encoding alpha-glucan family phosphorylase, which codes for MTSVLRLKAKLPTPLTALADLAYNYWWIWTEERVSLFSVLDPVRWQACNYNPVALLEAVSDERLWQVAEDPHYLNRLRQLTHEFETYCRDGSKGVALDPGKPWASPGASQLSLDRPVAYFCIEFGLHESLPVYAGGLGVLAGDSLKSASDLGVPMVGVGLLYRQGYFHQHLNRSGWQEEHYTHCEVNHLPMELVRDEFGQPVTVKLDIRQRTVRVQVWRVQVGRSQLYLLDTDRSDNDSLDRRITSHLYGGNAETRLAQALVLGIGGVRMLHALDIEPMVYHLNASHGAFALLEVTHREMRHSDGDFDAIADRVRQHSVFTTHSPVSAASNVFSADLIESFLGGYWPQLGLSREDFLALGNRRPDDPWDLFSMTVLALRLSGKANGVSQRHGELCREMWQALYPDCALSEVPIGSITNGVHARTWTAPLMMDLYRQHLGEDWSTKIADPDLWAGVEQIPDEQLWQRHRLLKERLIAYTRSRVRAARHSRGEATDEIAAVDRLLDPAVLTLGFGRRFSPYKRGELLFSDLHRAIRILAHSRRPIQIIFAGKANPADEEGKRIIQRLMEWCRHPALRDRVAFIEDYDMAVAKLLVAGVDLWLNHPRRPEASGTSGQKVALNGGLNCGTLDGWWTEGYQPGGAGRAANGWVIGKANPTEDPDSQNHQDADSLYDLLEHQIAPLYYQRDGEGAGGLPRQWIAMMKASIRSCAPYYNSDRMVAEYFTQMYAPSAAPAAFSATL
- a CDS encoding Tab2/Atab2 family RNA-binding protein, translating into MTIWQADLHRPPLVSDSGEPLWEILLCSEDFSFSYGATAPQAAVNKVWVREQVSIALAKAPAPPEKIQVFRPQALSLLTIACEPLAIAVEPTRHTPTLHQWLQQRARWYPSQPNAISIPYNPLHIESPPPVPLPENLWGDRWGFTAIAAYDFEQTLPHEPIPLRHLPTALMPSRLGLASTTPIPGIVVDAGRQAMALAQWVQANHPAWLTYERGAPDGLILAASLCDRWVFTTFSDPDVASAGQRFEQRQRQSQGLHFLLVRPDDSGMTTTGLWLLQQPLPG